A genomic window from Prunus dulcis unplaced genomic scaffold, ALMONDv2, whole genome shotgun sequence includes:
- the LOC117613241 gene encoding uncharacterized protein LOC117613241 isoform X2, with translation MGAIVISATSNTCCTRFCSFHQKAVEFLSSRKIGANVIVRPFSTCTSPVISPIFPLVMRPPSSLVMATQLSPSDAPQRSEEWFALRRDKLTTSTFSTALGFWKGNRRPELWHEKVFESEKQIVEASKRAMEWGVLNEEVAIGKYKSITGREVDSYGFATHTEERLGWVGASPDGLLDGLIDCFQGGGILEVKCPYNKGKPEKGLPWSTMPFYYMPQVQGQMEIMDREWVDLYCWTPNGSTIFRVCRDRSYWNLMHGILREFWWENVIPAREALLLGKEEEAKQYIPTSTHKQTGLAIVKSLKLASEAKLLCREIAGHVEFF, from the coding sequence ATGGGCGCCATTGTCATATCAGCAACGAGCAATACCTGCTGCACCAGATTCTGCAGCTTTCACCAGAAAGCTGTAGAATTTCTATCTTCAAGGAAAATAGGTGCAAATGTGATTGTGAGACCTTTTTCCACATGCACCTCACCGGTGATCTCTCCAATTTTCCCTCTTGTCATGCGTCCCCCATCGTCCTTAGTGATGGCCACCCAGCTTTCACCATCTGATGCTCCCCAACGATCAGAGGAGTGGTTTGCTCTACGAAGGGACAAGCTCACCACAAGCACCTTCAGCACTGCCTTGGGATTTTGGAAAGGGAACCGTCGGCCGGAGCTCTGGCATGAGAAGGTATTTGAATCAGAGAAACAAATTGTGGAAGCTTCTAAAAGAGCCATGGAATGGGGCGTACTCAATGAAGAAGTGGCCATCGGCAAGTACAAAAGCATCACAGGTCGTGAAGTGGATTCATACGGATTTGCAACCCACACAGAGGAGCGACTTGGTTGGGTTGGCGCCTCCCCTGATGGTCTTCTTGATGGTCTTATCGATTGCTTTCAAGGCGGTGGGATACTGGAAGTGAAGTGTCCATATAACAAGGGCAAGCCTGAGAAGGGTCTGCCCTGGTCAACTATGCCGTTCTATTACATGCCTCAGGTGCAGGGTCAAATGGAGATAATGGACAGAGAGTGGGTTGATCTGTATTGCTGGACACCAAACGGAAGCACCATATTCCGTGTGTGCAGGGACCGTAGTTACTGGAACTTGATGCATGGAATTTTAAGGGAATTTTGGTGGGAAAATGTGATTCCTGCAAGGGAAGCTCTGTTGTTggggaaggaagaagaggcCAAGCAATATATCCCAACTTCTACGCACAAGCAAACAGGGCTTGCAATTGTTAAGAGCTTGAAGTTAGCCAGTGAGGCTAAGTTGTTGTGTAGAGAAATTGCAGGTCACGTTGAATTTTTCTAG
- the LOC117613241 gene encoding uncharacterized protein LOC117613241 isoform X1 — translation MKLLQISSSHSVASLKCLHGRVPSHNIKPASASFATHKVGVFNSSRLSVCGFCRTSRPNKVAMGAIVISATSNTCCTRFCSFHQKAVEFLSSRKIGANVIVRPFSTCTSPVISPIFPLVMRPPSSLVMATQLSPSDAPQRSEEWFALRRDKLTTSTFSTALGFWKGNRRPELWHEKVFESEKQIVEASKRAMEWGVLNEEVAIGKYKSITGREVDSYGFATHTEERLGWVGASPDGLLDGLIDCFQGGGILEVKCPYNKGKPEKGLPWSTMPFYYMPQVQGQMEIMDREWVDLYCWTPNGSTIFRVCRDRSYWNLMHGILREFWWENVIPAREALLLGKEEEAKQYIPTSTHKQTGLAIVKSLKLASEAKLLCREIAGHVEFF, via the exons ATGAAGCTCCttcaaatttcttcttctcattccGTTGCTTCTCTTAAATGTCTCCATGGAAGAGTGCCCTCTCATAATATCAAACCAGCTTCTGCTTCCTTCGCAACTCACAAAGTCGGAGTCTTTAATTCAAGCCGTCTCTCAG TGTGTGGCTTTTGCAGGACCTCTCGTCCAAACAAAGTGGCCATGGGCGCCATTGTCATATCAGCAACGAGCAATACCTGCTGCACCAGATTCTGCAGCTTTCACCAGAAAGCTGTAGAATTTCTATCTTCAAGGAAAATAGGTGCAAATGTGATTGTGAGACCTTTTTCCACATGCACCTCACCGGTGATCTCTCCAATTTTCCCTCTTGTCATGCGTCCCCCATCGTCCTTAGTGATGGCCACCCAGCTTTCACCATCTGATGCTCCCCAACGATCAGAGGAGTGGTTTGCTCTACGAAGGGACAAGCTCACCACAAGCACCTTCAGCACTGCCTTGGGATTTTGGAAAGGGAACCGTCGGCCGGAGCTCTGGCATGAGAAGGTATTTGAATCAGAGAAACAAATTGTGGAAGCTTCTAAAAGAGCCATGGAATGGGGCGTACTCAATGAAGAAGTGGCCATCGGCAAGTACAAAAGCATCACAGGTCGTGAAGTGGATTCATACGGATTTGCAACCCACACAGAGGAGCGACTTGGTTGGGTTGGCGCCTCCCCTGATGGTCTTCTTGATGGTCTTATCGATTGCTTTCAAGGCGGTGGGATACTGGAAGTGAAGTGTCCATATAACAAGGGCAAGCCTGAGAAGGGTCTGCCCTGGTCAACTATGCCGTTCTATTACATGCCTCAGGTGCAGGGTCAAATGGAGATAATGGACAGAGAGTGGGTTGATCTGTATTGCTGGACACCAAACGGAAGCACCATATTCCGTGTGTGCAGGGACCGTAGTTACTGGAACTTGATGCATGGAATTTTAAGGGAATTTTGGTGGGAAAATGTGATTCCTGCAAGGGAAGCTCTGTTGTTggggaaggaagaagaggcCAAGCAATATATCCCAACTTCTACGCACAAGCAAACAGGGCTTGCAATTGTTAAGAGCTTGAAGTTAGCCAGTGAGGCTAAGTTGTTGTGTAGAGAAATTGCAGGTCACGTTGAATTTTTCTAG